The genomic DNA ACCTTGGAAAAAAGACGACATTTTTGCCGCCGGGAGGTTGTTTTGAACCGCCGATTATCGGAAGACATTTATCTTTCCGTGGTGAAAATTTACTGGGACGGGGAACGATACGCCCTGAAAGGCCCGGGATCTGTGGTCGAATATGCCGTAAAAATGCGTCAACTTTCCGAGAAACAATCGATGACGGCCATGCTTGCAGCGCATACCTTCACATTTGAAAACACCGAGCGCCTTGCGCAACATCTGGCCGATTTTTATCGAAACGCAAAAACCGGTGGCGCTATCAATGCCCTGGGCTCATGGCGAACAGTGTGGCAAAATTGCGAAGAAAATTTCAAGCAAATCAAGGAATTTCCCGCTGATTTTTTTGATTCGCAGATGATGTCCATCGTTCGAGGGGCGACCCGTGCTTTTTTGAAGCGAAAACGGCGGCTGTTTGAACGGCGGGTCAAAGACGGCAAGATTCGGGACTGCCACGGAGACCTGAAAACCGATCATGTTTACGATACCGGTGAAATTCAGATTATCGACTGCATTGAGTTTAATCAGCGGTTCCGCTATGCGGACATTGCCGCGGATATCGCCTTTCTTGCCATGGATCTTGATGCCCTCGGCCACGCAGCGCTTTCACGGGCTTTTCTGAAGGAAATCGTTCGACAGACAGCCGACACAAATTTATATGGGTTAATTGATTTTTATAAATGTTATCGGGCCATCGTGCGCGCCAAAACCACTGCTTTTCGCATGAAAGAAATTCCGGCGGATACCCCTGAAAAAAAGGCGCTTCGAAAGCAAATCGACCGGTTCATGCTTCTTGCCTATGAGTATGCCCGATGTTTCACCCGCCCCACCTTGTGGATCATTCACGGTCTTCCCGCTTCCGGTAAGAGTACGGTGGCGAAGGGACTTTCAGCCGCGCTGGATATTGCGGTTTTCAACTCCGATGTCGTTCGCAAGGAATTGTTCGGGATAGACATGCTGACGCCCCGGGTTGTCTCATACGGGACGGACATCTATTCCAAGGAAGCGACCGCATTGACCTACGGGCAATTGCTGCTCAAGGCGCAGGAAGAAATAATGAATGGCCGGTCGGTCATTCTCGATGCGACCTTCGGTACGCGCCATCAAAGAAAAGAAGCAAGCCGTCTGGCCGAGGATGAAGATGCCAATATTCATTTTATCGAGTGTGTCGCACCGGAAAGGATACTGCGCCGGCGACTTTCCGCGAGAAAAACGGGTAGCTCCGTATCAGATGCGCGCCTGGCGCATTTTGAGCAAATCAAGAAGCGGTATGAACGGGTAGACCGGTTGAATGAGGCGTCATCTTTTCGAATCAACACGAATCAGCCGGTGTCGGAAAGCCTTGGACGGATCCTTTCTCGCGCGCATTCACAGCGATTCGGTCGAAAGGGATAAAAAAACTCAAACCTTTTAAATGCGGGAGAATAGAGATGTTAACCACCAGAATTACGGAGATGTTCGGTATTGAACGGCCGATCATTCAGGGCGGCATGATGTGGGTCGCCAGAGCGGAACTCACCGCGGCGGTGGCCAACGCGGGCGGAATGGGGTTTATGACGGCCCTTACCTTTCCAGACGCGGAATCCCTGCGGGCCGAAATAAAAAAGTGCCGGAAAATGACGAATAAGCCCTTTGGCGTCAATTTTACCTTTCTGCCGACCTTGCGCGCTCCGGATTATCCGTCTTACATGAATGTTTGCATTGAAGAGAATATTCGCTTCATTGAAACGGCCGGCCGGAATCCAGAGCCTTACATGGCGAAACTAAAAGCCGCGGGCATCAAAGTTGTTCACAAGTGTACCTCGGTTCGTCACGCCATCAAGGCGGAGAAAATAGGATGCGATGTGGTCAGTATCGACGGGTTTGAGGCCGCGGGACATCCTGGAGAAGATGATGTGACGTCCCTGATACTCATTCCGTTGACAAGGGATGCGATTCAAATTCCCATTATCGCCTCCGGGGGATTTTGCGATGGACGCGGTCTTGTCGCGGCGCTTGCGCTTGGGGCCGATGGCATGAATATGGGGACGCGGTTTGTCGCCACCCGGGAAGCACCCGTGCACGATGGCGTGAAGCTGGCCTTGGTCAGACATGATGAGCGGGATACACGCCTGATTATGCGTAGCCTGCGAAATTCGGAGCGGGTTCTTCACAATCAGGTGGTGGACAAGGTGCTTGAAATCGAAAGCAGAGGAAATGCCAGGATTGAAGATATCGCACCGTATGTGTCGGGGCTTGTCGGAAAAAAGATGCTGGAAGACGGAGACGTGAGCAAAGGCGTTCTTGCCGCCGGACAAAGCATGGGACTTGTTCGCGATATTCCCAGTTGCCGGGAACTGATGGATCGCATCATGGCGGATGCGGCAGCGATCATACGAAAAAAATTCAACCAGGTTATGTCACCTCCCGTTTCATAGCGCCTAACATCTCGCATCGCGGCGGCTCATGAGCGTATAAGACAAAAAAGGACAGGACCATTACCCCAACCATTACACCCATAGGCCCGCCACACCGAATAGGTCGTTCGGTTTTTGTCAACATCGGCGTTTAAAAATTACAGTGTCAATGCAACGGGTTATCCAGCGCTATAGGCACAAGTGCCTATAGCGCATAGGTACATATGCCCATGCTTTTTTAATCGTAAAACAAACAAAACCAGTTAGTTATATACATATTTGGCTTGACAACACCTGCCATTTAATCGAGGATAATTTTCCTGCGATCCGTGAGGAGGTTACTGTTCCGCCCAGATTGTTCGCAATTGATCAAGCTATAATTGTGCTGAAAGCCGAGGAGAAATGCCAGTGAAACCAGATTCCGTTGCAGCGCTTGCGCTTTCGGAAAAAGTTAAAGAACTTCAAGCGGAAGATCAAAAGCCGAGCCTTGTGGTGCCGGCGAAAAAGCTTGCGATCAAAAGCCTTGAGGCGGTTTTCCATATCGCACCGGATATCGCGCTGCAATATATTGATCAGGATGGGACCGTGTTCAAATGGAACCGAACTTCGGAGCGGCTGTACGGCTATTCTGAAAACGAAGTCGTGGGCCGACACATTCAAGAGGTGTTGCTGCCCGAACCGGCCGCGCAAGAATTCACGGCCCTGTTGAATAAAGTGTGGAAAACTGGAAAGCCGATGTCGCCGATCGGGTGGCATATTCGCAGCGCCGGAGGAGACATTCTTCATGTTCGGGCCAGCGCGGTGCCGGTTCTGGAGCAAAATAAGCCGATCGCCCTTTGCTGTATGCAAGTGGACGCAACGGATACAAAGCGCGGTGAAGACCTGTTGATGCAATTAAATCGCAATATTGAAAAACAGGTTGCGCAAAGGACCGCCGAGCTTCAGCATTTGAACCAGACCCTGCAAACTGAAATCGCGGAGCGCGCGCGCATGCAAGACGCCCTTTTAGAAAGTGAGCGGCGCTTTAGAATTTTTGCCGACTACAACTATGCATGGGAATATTGGGTAGGCCCGGATCTTAATATGGTGTATGTCTCTCCGTCCTGTGAGCGCATCACCGGATATCGCGCCGGTGAATTTATGGAAAATAGAAAATTGCTTTTCTTGTTGGTGCATCCGGAAGATCAACCCAAGTTTAATTGCCTGAAGAGTGAAACCGCCTGCATGAAAAGCAAAAATCAATTTGATTTCAGAATCATGACGCGAAGCGGCCGATTGCGCTGGATATCACATATCTGCCAACCCGTTTTTAGCGAAACGGGGGAGTTTTTGGGCCGGCGCGCGAGCAATCGGGATATTACGGATCAACGATGGGCGGAGGCCGAGCTGCGGGCAACGCGCAAAGAATTGGAGCATCGGGTTGAGGAGCGAACCGAGTCCTTGCGCAAAACCAACACCGAGCTGGATTACAAGCAGCGGGAATTGTTGCAACAGCAAGCAGCCACGGAAAAGCTCAATCAGGAGCTGCTTGAAACGAATAAGGCGGTTTCCATTCTGGCCAAAAACATCGAGAAAACGAAAAAGGAAAATGAGAAAAAGATTGCGGCGATTATCTCCGCTAAAATCATGCCGATCATCAATCAGTTGAGAAAAGATGCGCGCATGGAAAAAGGACGGCCGGATCTGGATGTAATCACCGCCTATCTCAATGAGTTAACCTCCCACCTGGATGACGCCACAACCACTATCATGGCCCTGAGCGCCATGGAGGCCAATGTTGCCACGCTGATCGGCAACGGCCTTTCCACCAACGAAATAGCGGCCCGGTTAAACATTTCCATTTTGACGGTAAAAACGCATCGGAAAAATATTCGCAAAAAACTCCATATTCAAAACACGGATGAAAACCTCGCCAATTATCTCAAGTCAAGAATGAGAAGATAGCGCCGAGCCATGGCCTCCGGTCTGAAACCGGTAGCAAACCATGTCAAAGAATTTGAACGCGTGCCGGGGCGCCGAAGCATCCGGTGGCCGGCGCTACTGCCGCCCTTGATGAACTCTTTGCTGAAATTTGAGCGAGCAGCAATCGGATATAACGACAGCAGTATATATATAACGATCTTAATTTAAAGTGATTAAAAAAATTAGAGGTATATAAAATACCCACTTCATACCCCCTATAATTCCTCCTTGACGATTTTCCACCTTGAGAGTAGCTGATACCGACGCCGGTCATATCATGACACGTCACAACATCAATCACCGCGCATCAATTTTAAGAAAAACCGTTTTACTGATCGTGCATTGCGGCAAAGTCCATTCGAAACGTCGGGTGCTCTTTACAAGCAGCCGGTCTTATGTAACCGACCGGGCGGAGCTGTCGCTTTATAAGCCTGTCATACTCATCGAAAGCACCAGTTAAAGCGCTCTTAGCCGCTGTAAGAAATCGAGCCGCAAGCAGTCCGGCGCTGAAGGGGGGGCATCAATTTGTCTGCAACGGGAAACAATCAGCGGAAATCCACCCGGTTCAAACCGAGAAAACGAACCTTCGCCGCCCTTGACAGAAAGCTGAATCAGGTCGGTAGAATCGTTGACATCAGCCTTGGCGGTCTTTCCTTCGAGTTTATCGGCGAGGAGGAGCCATCGGATGCGGGGATTCATCATGTCGACATCTTCACGCTGGATGAAAGCCTTGGCCTTCCGGGGCTCCCTTGCAAGCTTATCCATCAATCGACCGCGACACTTCCGGGCGTGAAAGGGGGCGACACCGAGAATCTCCGGATACGAAAATGCGGGGTTAGGTTCAGTGGCCTTCAGACGGAACACTGGCGCCGTCTCGCTGATTTTCTGGATGCCTGCGCATTTGCGGAGGCTTCGGATATAGCCCATAGCCCAGGGTGAATTTATTCAACAAACCGGCTACCACCCACCGGTGCTTTTGGCATCGAATTAAATCGATAAAAATGGAATCAAATTTGGCTGGCGATACCAAATGCCAATTTTTCCTTGGCAGCGCGATGAACCACAGTGAAGATGAGGCATATATAATGGAGGTTCACATGCTTACACAAACATTAAACATCAATGAGGTTAAGGCTCAGCTTTCACAATTGATTGAGGATGTTGCTGCGGGTACTGAGGTAATTATCGCCAAGGCTGGGAAGCCAAGCCCGGCAGATCATACTTGACGCCGGCAAAGTTTTTGTTTCAGCGGCCTCGGTTTGGGAGATTGCAATCAAGGCAAAAATAGGCAAGTTGGAAGGCGAACCGAAAGAATTTGTGACTGCAATAGCGAAAAGTGGGCTCAGTGAGCTTTCGGTCTCAGCCCATCATGCGGCGAGTGTGCATGAATTACCTCTTTATCACCGTGACCCGTTCGATCGGATGCTAATAGCCCCGGCACTTTCCGAGCCCCTTCGACTTCTGACTACGGACAGGATGCTTGGGCGCTACTCCGATCTGGTGATCATAGTATAACCCATAGCCCGTTTGTTTGACATAAAGCGGAGCTTGATATATTTTCCAGACAGGCATTAAATGCGAGATGGATATGGATTCTCCGCTTACCGGACAACAAATTATAATTCAGTTGAGAGCAGAAAAAGAATATTTGAATAAAGCCTTTGGCGTGGTGGAAATTGGGTTGTTCGGTTCTTTTGCCGGCGGCCATGTGCGAATCGACGGCGAATCCTGCCGCATCCGCGCGGCCGTCCTGCCCTCGGCGGCTATTCCGCGCATGCCGACGGCGAGGACCTGCTGCAATGGGCGGCGGCCGTTCGGCCCGGGAAGGTCAAACTCGTTCACGGAGAGGTGTCTGCCCAAGCGCACCTTTACCGGTTGATTCAATCGCATTTGGAATTCAGCCCTGATGGTAAAGGCATTGTTTCGGACTTCGACATTTGAAATTAAGCCCAGCACCCAGTGCCTATAACTTGTTTTTTCAATGCCTCAGAACTCTTCCTGCTCACCGTTCACCGTTCATCTTTTACGGCTTTTAAACAGTTGGAACGTTTTTTCTTAGCGGCCTCTTTTTGAATGCAAAAAGTGGCTTCTAAGCCCGATTTCAGGGCATTTTTTGGGTCTAACGGGTTAAGTTAATATGATTTTTCTTAGTCCGACCCAAAATGATCGGATTTCCGCAAACCGAAAAAACGCCGTTTTACCCGCAGCCCCTATGCGGCGGCCAAGCTGTATGCCTATTGGATCACAGTGAACTACCGCGAAGCTTATCGGTTATATACCTGTAACGGCATACTGTTGGCCGTTGACGGCAAGGTGAAACGTAGGGTATCTTATATAACATGTATCACTGTAGCCATCACCCAAATCGGGAGATATTAAAATGCAGGCAGAAAAAATGTTGGTTGAAACAGATCAATATGGGCGACTGTTGCAACAACCCAAATTACCTCCCAATGCCCGTATGGAGGCAATCTTCCTGTTACTGGAGGATACCCGTAAAAGTGGTAGGGCCATTAGAAAGCCGTCCAAAAAAATTATGGGAAAAGGAAAGATCATTGGCGATATTATGGCGCCGGTTGCCCCGATTGAAGATTGGGATGCATTGCGATGATTTTGATGGATACTCATATTTGGCTTCGCTGGTTGTTGCCTGATGACCCGCTACCTCAAAACGTAATCAAGCTGATTGAAACAACCGAGAACCTGGCGGTATCCTCTATTTCATGCTGGGAAGTCGTTTTACTGGAAAAACTCCACCGGATAGAATTGCCTTTATCTGCTGACGAATGGTTGAAAGAGGCACTCAATGAATCGATAGTGACAGCGTTGCCGATTACTGCGACTATTGCCAGCCTTGCAGGATCACTGCCATATCATCATAAAGACCCTGCAGACAGGTTTATTATTGCCACAGCAATTTACCACGATATGAAACTGATTAGTTTTGATGGCTATTTCCCATCGTATTGCGAACTAAATAATCGTTTGATAACAGAAAGTTCGAAATTATAATTCCCTTGGCGTACACGAAAAGACCCGCCATCATTGTTTTAAAACCCTATCGTCCATGGCCTATAGCCAGCTTTTCACTGTTCACCGCATAACATACGACGAACGGGACGTTTTTTTTAGCCAGACCCAATGCCGCCAGGCATGGCCTATTGCCCATAGCCCCAACCATGACCGACCTCATCCCTATTGAAAACATCACGGGCATGATTTATCTGATCCGTGGACAAAAGGTTATGCTTGGCCGAGACCTGTCAGCTCTGTATGGCGTTGAAACGAGGGTTTTGAAACAGGCGGTCAGAAGGAATATTCAACGTTTTCCTGAAGATTTTATGTTCGGATTGATAAAATCACGCCTGATTGCCGGGTTGTCGCAAGGGATGCGTTTTCGGAGTTGCTTCCTGAATTTATTGAAAAGACAACGAGGCATTTTACGGCGGAGAGATTTGTTCGGTATCATAGCACGTCCATCGGGCTCGATAAAAAATTCCGTGAGACGCTCATATCCATGATAGAAGGCGATGAGGTTGAGGTGTCTTTCCAAGATGCTGTTCGAAATAACCAATTGTTCGGCACCCCTCAACCGCTTCAAACGCTTTCGGCTTTCCGGGCGCGCAGCCCAGTTGATAAAGGAAAATGATTGGGATTTGCTTTTAGTGGTGGCAGAGACAGGAGAATGGTTGAAGAAAAA from Desulfobacterales bacterium includes the following:
- a CDS encoding AAA family ATPase; protein product: MKPNHQQQLFDAMKQPEFYPHSAASIESRETHISMVFLTGRVAYKIKKSVNLEFLDFTTLEKRRHFCRREVVLNRRLSEDIYLSVVKIYWDGERYALKGPGSVVEYAVKMRQLSEKQSMTAMLAAHTFTFENTERLAQHLADFYRNAKTGGAINALGSWRTVWQNCEENFKQIKEFPADFFDSQMMSIVRGATRAFLKRKRRLFERRVKDGKIRDCHGDLKTDHVYDTGEIQIIDCIEFNQRFRYADIAADIAFLAMDLDALGHAALSRAFLKEIVRQTADTNLYGLIDFYKCYRAIVRAKTTAFRMKEIPADTPEKKALRKQIDRFMLLAYEYARCFTRPTLWIIHGLPASGKSTVAKGLSAALDIAVFNSDVVRKELFGIDMLTPRVVSYGTDIYSKEATALTYGQLLLKAQEEIMNGRSVILDATFGTRHQRKEASRLAEDEDANIHFIECVAPERILRRRLSARKTGSSVSDARLAHFEQIKKRYERVDRLNEASSFRINTNQPVSESLGRILSRAHSQRFGRKG
- a CDS encoding nitronate monooxygenase family protein, producing the protein MLTTRITEMFGIERPIIQGGMMWVARAELTAAVANAGGMGFMTALTFPDAESLRAEIKKCRKMTNKPFGVNFTFLPTLRAPDYPSYMNVCIEENIRFIETAGRNPEPYMAKLKAAGIKVVHKCTSVRHAIKAEKIGCDVVSIDGFEAAGHPGEDDVTSLILIPLTRDAIQIPIIASGGFCDGRGLVAALALGADGMNMGTRFVATREAPVHDGVKLALVRHDERDTRLIMRSLRNSERVLHNQVVDKVLEIESRGNARIEDIAPYVSGLVGKKMLEDGDVSKGVLAAGQSMGLVRDIPSCRELMDRIMADAAAIIRKKFNQVMSPPVS
- a CDS encoding PAS domain S-box protein, encoding MKPDSVAALALSEKVKELQAEDQKPSLVVPAKKLAIKSLEAVFHIAPDIALQYIDQDGTVFKWNRTSERLYGYSENEVVGRHIQEVLLPEPAAQEFTALLNKVWKTGKPMSPIGWHIRSAGGDILHVRASAVPVLEQNKPIALCCMQVDATDTKRGEDLLMQLNRNIEKQVAQRTAELQHLNQTLQTEIAERARMQDALLESERRFRIFADYNYAWEYWVGPDLNMVYVSPSCERITGYRAGEFMENRKLLFLLVHPEDQPKFNCLKSETACMKSKNQFDFRIMTRSGRLRWISHICQPVFSETGEFLGRRASNRDITDQRWAEAELRATRKELEHRVEERTESLRKTNTELDYKQRELLQQQAATEKLNQELLETNKAVSILAKNIEKTKKENEKKIAAIISAKIMPIINQLRKDARMEKGRPDLDVITAYLNELTSHLDDATTTIMALSAMEANVATLIGNGLSTNEIAARLNISILTVKTHRKNIRKKLHIQNTDENLANYLKSRMRR
- a CDS encoding PilZ domain-containing protein, whose amino-acid sequence is MSATGNNQRKSTRFKPRKRTFAALDRKLNQVGRIVDISLGGLSFEFIGEEEPSDAGIHHVDIFTLDESLGLPGLPCKLIHQSTATLPGVKGGDTENLRIRKCGVRFSGLQTEHWRRLADFLDACAFAEASDIAHSPG
- a CDS encoding type II toxin-antitoxin system prevent-host-death family antitoxin, whose protein sequence is MAGDTKCQFFLGSAMNHSEDEAYIMEVHMLTQTLNINEVKAQLSQLIEDVAAGTEVIIAKAGKPSPADHT
- a CDS encoding type II toxin-antitoxin system VapC family toxin, with the translated sequence MILMDTHIWLRWLLPDDPLPQNVIKLIETTENLAVSSISCWEVVLLEKLHRIELPLSADEWLKEALNESIVTALPITATIASLAGSLPYHHKDPADRFIIATAIYHDMKLISFDGYFPSYCELNNRLITESSKL
- a CDS encoding ORF6N domain-containing protein — translated: MIYLIRGQKVMLGRDLSALYGVETRVLKQAVRRNIQRFPEDFMFGLIKSRLIAGLSQGMRFRSCFLNLLKRQRGILRRRDLFGIIARPSGSIKNSVRRSYP